In Solobacterium moorei, a single genomic region encodes these proteins:
- a CDS encoding IS1182 family transposase — MENTINYNLTHVIDYTPYQLRLPIDLSLVIDKLDPMWSFLEIVNSINLRRFIRSHKGNQGYDPIMMMRVILFAYMNHVYSLRAIEEKCKTDIRFMYLCQDERPSFMAFQRFISNQIKGNASDIFTEVMLVICKKMKVNTRILYIDGTSMEANANKFSFVWKKTAVKTKDKTLTRIAETIGQLTKLTGVFYTESYEDTQAIGGYIVSIYLWCSKNKVQFALGKGHHKTPVQKAYEELKKLNEKLKECQERIDTCGSDRNSYSKTDHDATFMHMKYDYYNNTGVFKPGYNVQLAESDEFITHVMVSNARSDTKTFIPFMDGYEKRYQEYPGIVVADAGYGSYDNYMYCLEKDIEGYLKYQNYRYEKTAKFKKDIYRKENLLREENGKLICPQGREFVYKRDSENTKTDYPCITQVWECKTCNRCPLKKDCTKAKKREVHINPILDELKAHARKLLDSEAGVQLRQQRCIQAEGTFGVIKNDWQYNRIHRRGMENVENELYLICMGFNLMKYHQKKMRMILS; from the coding sequence ATGGAAAACACAATAAATTATAATCTAACCCACGTAATAGATTATACCCCATATCAATTACGTTTACCAATAGATTTATCATTGGTCATTGATAAACTTGATCCAATGTGGTCTTTCCTAGAGATCGTAAATAGTATCAACTTGAGGAGGTTTATCCGATCTCATAAAGGTAACCAAGGGTATGATCCTATCATGATGATGAGAGTCATCTTATTTGCGTATATGAATCATGTCTATAGTCTACGAGCCATAGAAGAAAAATGTAAGACAGATATCCGCTTTATGTATCTTTGCCAAGATGAAAGACCATCTTTCATGGCCTTTCAAAGATTCATATCGAATCAAATCAAAGGCAACGCTTCAGATATATTTACAGAGGTCATGTTGGTCATCTGTAAGAAGATGAAGGTAAATACACGTATCTTATACATCGACGGAACTTCCATGGAAGCTAATGCCAATAAGTTCAGCTTCGTATGGAAGAAGACAGCTGTAAAGACAAAAGATAAGACACTCACAAGAATAGCAGAGACAATTGGACAGCTTACAAAACTAACGGGTGTCTTTTATACAGAAAGCTATGAAGATACACAGGCTATTGGAGGATATATTGTTTCAATATACCTGTGGTGTTCAAAGAATAAAGTCCAATTCGCACTAGGGAAAGGACACCACAAGACACCAGTACAGAAGGCCTATGAGGAACTCAAAAAGCTCAATGAAAAATTGAAGGAATGCCAAGAGCGTATCGATACTTGTGGAAGTGATAGAAACAGTTATAGTAAGACAGACCATGATGCGACATTTATGCATATGAAGTATGACTACTACAACAATACAGGAGTATTCAAGCCTGGATATAACGTACAACTGGCAGAATCAGATGAATTCATCACGCATGTCATGGTAAGCAATGCCAGAAGTGATACGAAGACATTCATTCCATTCATGGACGGATATGAGAAAAGATATCAAGAATATCCAGGTATCGTCGTAGCAGATGCGGGATACGGAAGTTATGACAACTACATGTACTGTTTAGAAAAAGATATCGAAGGTTATCTCAAATATCAAAACTATCGATATGAAAAGACAGCCAAGTTCAAGAAAGACATCTATCGAAAAGAGAACCTGTTGAGAGAAGAAAACGGGAAATTGATATGCCCACAAGGTAGAGAGTTCGTATACAAACGTGATAGTGAAAATACAAAGACTGACTATCCATGCATTACACAAGTTTGGGAATGCAAGACATGTAATAGATGTCCACTCAAAAAGGACTGTACAAAAGCCAAGAAACGAGAAGTTCATATCAATCCAATCCTTGATGAACTGAAGGCACATGCGAGAAAACTGTTGGACAGTGAAGCAGGAGTACAACTAAGACAACAGAGATGTATACAAGCCGAAGGAACATTTGGAGTCATCAAGAATGATTGGCAATATAACAGAATCCATAGAAGAGGAATGGAGAATGTGGAAAACGAGCTCTATTTGATCTGTATGGGATTCAATCTGATGAAATATCACCAAAAGAAGATGAGGATGATACTATCCTAA
- a CDS encoding ISL3 family transposase translates to MIFSIDTHKSSDKLHILIKLNDTHPTCPCCGGYTKIKDYSSYSYNHLDVAGIPSIIDWTRRRYVCKECGKSFSEPSPFGPENFHQSYAVLNAIALDLHNVRMTYKDIALKYHVSNTIIQVYADSFIRAPRLTLPENLGIDEISSSMAKYGGSYLCVFVDNNNRTLNEILPNRSKVTLSKHFEMIPQSERDKVKYVTIDMWEPYRDVCKKYLRHCEIAVDPFHVIKHLTECFTRIRVEITKQCVYDSPSYYLLKTWHKLLETDSFVLDNEPRYNSKFRQKMNYRDLFNMLLEISPNLKLAYELKELYRDFNKRCSFEEAGAQLDYLIELFEHSDLDCYKEFISLLKHWKPEIINSFRRPYNDRRQSNALAENINQKLRLLIEVSNGYTNLERFHARALYCLNDKLFYCLTTCLYSRKREHKKRGTYTKHLSDTLTND, encoded by the coding sequence ATGATTTTTTCGATTGATACACATAAATCATCTGACAAATTACACATCTTAATAAAACTGAATGATACTCACCCTACCTGTCCCTGTTGTGGAGGTTATACAAAAATAAAAGATTATTCTTCGTACAGCTATAACCACCTTGACGTTGCAGGTATACCATCCATCATTGATTGGACAAGAAGACGCTATGTCTGTAAAGAATGTGGGAAGTCCTTCTCTGAGCCAAGTCCATTTGGCCCAGAGAACTTCCACCAGTCATACGCAGTACTCAATGCGATTGCCTTAGATCTACATAACGTTCGTATGACATACAAGGATATTGCACTCAAATACCATGTATCCAACACGATTATACAAGTATATGCCGATAGTTTCATCCGTGCACCTAGATTAACACTTCCTGAGAACCTTGGTATCGATGAGATATCTTCTTCCATGGCGAAATATGGTGGTTCATACTTGTGTGTATTCGTAGATAACAATAACAGGACATTAAACGAGATACTGCCAAATCGTTCAAAAGTAACCCTATCGAAACACTTTGAAATGATTCCACAATCGGAGCGAGACAAGGTAAAGTACGTTACGATTGATATGTGGGAACCTTATAGAGATGTGTGTAAAAAGTACCTAAGACATTGCGAAATAGCAGTAGACCCTTTCCATGTTATCAAACACCTTACGGAGTGCTTTACACGCATACGTGTAGAAATCACGAAACAGTGTGTCTATGATAGTCCCAGTTACTATTTGTTGAAGACCTGGCATAAGTTATTAGAAACTGATTCATTCGTCCTCGATAACGAGCCAAGATACAACTCGAAATTTCGCCAGAAGATGAATTACAGGGATCTTTTCAACATGTTGTTGGAGATAAGTCCTAATCTAAAGCTTGCGTATGAATTAAAGGAACTATATAGAGACTTCAATAAACGCTGCTCATTTGAAGAAGCTGGTGCACAACTTGATTATCTGATTGAACTATTTGAACACTCTGACTTAGACTGTTATAAGGAATTCATATCTTTACTAAAACACTGGAAACCAGAAATCATCAACAGTTTCAGAAGACCGTATAACGATAGACGACAATCTAACGCACTGGCTGAAAATATCAATCAGAAACTTCGATTACTGATCGAGGTGTCCAATGGATATACAAACCTAGAACGCTTTCATGCACGTGCACTGTACTGCCTTAACGACAAACTATTCTATTGCTTGACAACATGTCTATATTCCAGAAAACGAGAGCACAAAAAACGTGGCACATATACCAAACATCTCTCTGATACACTAACTAACGACTAA
- a CDS encoding ISL3 family transposase, with protein sequence MNVNILPEGEYALMILNFITGKPIDIVPSRKNATTEEFFLNIPPSERNKVKYLISDMYNPYISFVNKDFYNAVSAVDSFHIIKLINDKLNNYCIKLMRKFKLRDEQRHRKLEREKGFKIRFHQSDEVYLLKNFKWLLLKNPNKIDYSRKSKFDKHFRYLMDVYDYEDIFFNIDPNLYEFKTLKDMYLEFNKTYLNDLEGAKIRLNEIIEIYKSSNYAIFKDIAKTLSKYQGSIINYFITVEVDGIQKRLSNGPIESINRIPKDMIRHCRGFNNFQNFRNRFLFATRKNAPILAIPKSREDALVRSDKSNK encoded by the coding sequence GTGAATGTTAACATTTTACCTGAAGGTGAATATGCACTTATGATTTTAAATTTCATTACAGGCAAGCCAATAGATATAGTACCTTCAAGAAAAAATGCTACTACAGAAGAGTTTTTCCTTAACATACCACCTTCAGAAAGAAACAAAGTCAAATACTTGATTAGTGATATGTACAATCCATATATTTCTTTTGTAAATAAAGACTTTTACAACGCTGTATCTGCTGTTGATTCATTTCATATCATTAAACTCATAAATGATAAACTTAATAATTACTGTATTAAACTTATGCGTAAATTTAAGCTTAGAGATGAGCAAAGGCACAGAAAACTAGAAAGAGAAAAAGGATTTAAAATAAGGTTTCATCAATCTGATGAGGTTTATCTATTAAAGAATTTCAAGTGGCTTCTCTTGAAAAATCCTAACAAAATTGATTATTCACGCAAGTCTAAATTTGATAAGCATTTTCGTTATCTAATGGATGTATATGATTACGAAGATATATTCTTTAATATAGATCCTAACTTGTATGAATTTAAAACTCTTAAAGATATGTATCTTGAATTTAACAAGACTTATCTTAATGACCTTGAAGGTGCAAAAATACGTTTAAATGAAATCATTGAAATATATAAATCTTCAAATTACGCAATTTTTAAAGACATAGCTAAAACACTATCTAAATATCAAGGTAGTATCATTAATTATTTTATCACCGTAGAAGTTGATGGCATTCAGAAAAGGCTTTCTAACGGTCCTATAGAATCAATAAATCGTATACCCAAAGATATGATAAGGCATTGCCGTGGTTTTAATAATTTCCAAAATTTCAGAAATAGGTTCTTATTTGCGACAAGAAAAAATGCACCTATACTAGCAATACCAAAGTCAAGAGAAGATGCATTAGTAAGATCAGATAAATCAAATAAATAA
- a CDS encoding IS1634 family transposase codes for MFLHILKDRQYERLYIRHSVRKGNGVRSENVKSLGRIDSLMKEMNLSRKQVLEWAQKQVDQMNDSPSAPPVLLSLFPDKKIVMDEQRSFHAGYLFLQSIYYGLKMKNVFRTISSHGRFDFDIDAICSDLVYARILDPGSKLSSYKTASSFLEQPKYELHDVYRALGTLSKEMDHILAEVYKNSNHILKRNNSVLYYDCTNYYFEIEEEDGFRQYGKSKEHRPSPIVQMGLFMDGDGIPLTFDLFEGASNEQPSMRPLEQKIIRDFGFQRFVICTDGGLGSENNRLFNDIEGRAFICTQSLKKLNRKKREEAMSNQRWKRLKDGATVDIEEIQREPYKHIDDIYYKEEPYGTKKVAGQLMIVTYSPRYATYQKEIRDSQIARAESMVDKGSIQKQRRNPNDPARFVRVTATTSDGEIASEEHYAIDQDKIDSEAMYDGFYAICTDLVNDKIEDILKVSEGRWQIEEAFRIMKTDFEARPVYVRKKDSIRAHFLICYLALLIFRILEKKLGPSYTSSELITTLREYKLLKVNGQGYIPEYKRTKITDHLHKEFGFCTDTEIVPTGTMRKIISETKK; via the coding sequence ATGTTTCTACATATACTGAAAGACAGACAATACGAAAGACTCTACATCCGCCATTCCGTTCGTAAAGGGAATGGTGTCCGTTCCGAGAACGTCAAAAGCCTTGGACGCATAGACTCGCTCATGAAGGAAATGAATCTTTCTAGGAAACAGGTATTGGAGTGGGCACAAAAGCAGGTAGACCAAATGAACGACTCTCCTTCTGCTCCTCCTGTACTATTATCATTGTTTCCTGACAAGAAGATAGTTATGGATGAACAGCGTTCCTTCCATGCAGGATATCTATTCTTACAGTCCATCTATTACGGTCTAAAGATGAAGAACGTGTTCCGTACCATATCATCACATGGCAGATTTGATTTCGACATTGATGCGATATGTTCAGACCTTGTCTATGCACGCATACTGGATCCCGGAAGCAAACTTTCCTCATATAAGACGGCATCTTCCTTTCTAGAGCAGCCAAAGTATGAATTGCATGATGTGTATCGTGCACTAGGAACGCTATCTAAGGAGATGGACCACATATTGGCAGAAGTATACAAGAACAGCAATCATATCCTAAAGAGAAATAACAGTGTCCTATATTATGACTGTACGAACTACTACTTCGAGATCGAAGAAGAGGATGGCTTCAGACAATATGGCAAAAGTAAGGAGCACCGTCCTAGCCCTATCGTACAGATGGGACTGTTCATGGATGGCGATGGCATTCCTCTGACGTTCGACCTCTTTGAAGGTGCAAGCAACGAACAACCATCCATGAGACCTCTAGAGCAAAAGATCATACGGGATTTTGGTTTCCAGAGATTCGTTATATGTACAGATGGAGGTCTAGGATCAGAAAACAACCGACTGTTCAACGACATCGAAGGACGTGCATTCATTTGTACGCAATCGCTCAAGAAGCTAAACCGCAAGAAACGCGAGGAAGCGATGTCGAACCAAAGATGGAAACGTCTGAAGGATGGAGCGACAGTTGATATCGAAGAGATACAGAGAGAACCATACAAGCATATCGATGACATCTATTACAAAGAAGAGCCATATGGCACCAAGAAGGTAGCTGGTCAATTGATGATCGTCACCTATTCACCAAGATATGCGACATATCAAAAAGAGATACGGGATTCACAGATTGCACGTGCAGAGTCCATGGTAGACAAAGGCTCTATCCAAAAGCAAAGAAGAAACCCAAACGATCCTGCAAGATTCGTAAGGGTCACAGCTACCACATCAGATGGAGAAATCGCATCCGAGGAGCACTATGCGATAGACCAGGACAAGATCGATAGTGAAGCGATGTATGATGGCTTCTATGCCATCTGTACCGACCTGGTAAATGACAAGATAGAAGACATCCTAAAGGTCAGCGAAGGAAGATGGCAAATAGAGGAAGCATTCCGCATCATGAAGACAGACTTTGAAGCAAGACCTGTATATGTCAGAAAGAAGGACAGCATCCGTGCACACTTCCTGATATGTTATCTGGCCCTACTGATCTTCCGCATCCTAGAAAAGAAGTTAGGTCCAAGCTATACATCATCAGAACTGATTACTACATTGAGAGAATACAAGCTATTGAAGGTAAACGGACAAGGATACATACCGGAATATAAGCGAACAAAGATAACGGATCATCTACATAAAGAATTTGGATTCTGTACGGATACAGAGATCGTTCCAACAGGAACCATGAGAAAGATCATATCTGAAACGAAAAAATAG